The DNA segment GGCGCGGGAAGCCCTTTATGTGGCTCAGGATCTGCATATCATTCCTCAAACGGCACTGAATGATATGACCCGAAGCGTGACCCGTGAAGAGTTGGCGGAGATGTTGGTTAAAACGGCAGAGATTGCCGGTTTGGGAAGAGCTCACGGTCATGATAGCCTCTATACTGATGCGGCGACGGACTATCCGTCTCAAGCTCAGGCTCTTGGGATTATGACTGGTTACGGACCGCAATACTTTGCTGCTGCGTCACCGTTAACCAGAGAAGATATGGCTGTGAGTACGGCACGTCTTTTAGGTGACAAACTTCAGGGTTCGGCTGTAGTCGGCGATAGTAATCTTGCCAGTCCCTATGCGAAAGATGCCATCGGCAAAGTGGTCAGCGCAGGTTTGATGAGCGAAAGCGGCAGCGTCTTTAATCCGAAAGGCACTGTCAGCGTGCAGGAAGCTCTTCTGGTGATGGTGCGTCTCTATGACGGCTATCAAATAAAATAATATCCCATAATAAAACCCGGCTTAATTATACGAAGCCGGGTTTTGTGTTAACCTTTCATCAGTTGTCGTTCCTTGACGCCGTCATAAATTTTAATCGATTTGTTTTGGCGTTTTGCCATCTGAACGATGGGATCGCGATAGGCCTTCGGAAACGATAACTTTTTTGTGCGAACATCTTTGGTAAAGTAGAGCAACACCTTGTCGCCGTTTTTCGGATCGGGTTCATAGGTCAGTGCATCGATGACATCCCAAGGCCACAATTCGTAGCTGGTGGTGATGTACATCTCATGGAAAATCTCCAAACCCCGTTCCGTCACCGCTACGATTTTTTTCATCAGTAGGGCCAGGACAAAGAGAATGCCGAAGATGCTTGTAAAGCGATAGGGTGTAAACAGACCTGCGGCAATGAGTACCACAGCCATCATCCAACCGCCTCGCACACTCCATTCACTATGTTCTGTCTTGCCGGAGCTCAAATATTTGGCTCCGTTTACGTTGGTCCAAGGTAAGTTACTCATGCTACATTATTTGCTAAGTTGAGGAATCTTACCGGCTGCACGACCTTCTTCAAGTGCTTTCATAGCGATGCGGTGAGCTTCTTCAGGTGCTTCGGCAGCTTTTTTCATAACAGTCTTGCCGAAGATGTTAGTGTAAGAACCGTCAGCCCAGAAGATGTTGCGACCCATAAATGCCATAGCTGCTGCAAAGATTGGGTTGAGCAGGTTGACAAAGGCAAATGGGAAGTATGCGAACGGACTGATGCCGAGGGTATTCATTTGATAAGCACCGCAGGCGGTCCATGGGAACATTACAGCCCAAAGGGTACCGGCGTCTTCAAGGGTTCTGGAGAGCATATTACGTGCTAAACCGAGTTCGTCGTATTTATCAGCGTAAAGTGGAGCAGGTACACCAATACCGAGGAATTGGTCACACATTGCAGCATCGCAGAAAATGGAAGTCAGCATTGTTGTAGCAACTAAGCTGCCGACAGAGTTGATGCGGTTTTTGATGCCGCCGAAGAGACGATCGACAGAACCGCAGCGTTCCAGAGCACCACCGAAAGAAACGGCGAGGAGAATAAGGTTGATAGTCCACATTTGGTGATCCATACCACCTTTAGCCAGAGCTTCGTCGACAAAAGCATTGCCGGTTTGAAGTTCAGGACCGTAGTGAAGGATATTAAACATATCGCCAAGTGTGTAGCCTTTGTTTTGGAAAATCAGAGCGAATACGACACCGGTAAGTACGGAGATCATAACGCCTGGCAGACCAGGCACACGCATAACGCAAACGATGATGATAACCAAAATTGGGAGAAGTACCAACGGTGTTAAGTTAAAGTTTGCTGCAAGAGATTCTTGGATGCCGGCAGCAATGGTAGGATCGTAGTTGGATACATTGATATTCATACCGAGGATGGCATAAAGAATAAGCGCGATAATAAATACCGGGCCGGTGGTGGAAACCATGGCGGTAACGTGGTCAAAAAGACCGGTTCCGGAAACGGCTGCAGCAAGGTTGGTGGTATCGGAAAGAGGAGAGAATTTATCACCGACATAAGCACCGGAGATAACCATACCTGCTGTGAGTGCAGGGCTGATACCGAGGCCGGCACCGATAGTCATAAATGCGATACCGATAGTTGCGGTAGCTGTCCAGGAGGAGCCGCAGGCAAGTCCGACGA comes from the Peptoniphilus equinus genome and includes:
- the nhaC gene encoding Na+/H+ antiporter NhaC, which codes for MNETHKTVRLPNVIEALIPILVMVALMLYVFGGDSGYDGAHMPLIIGITVACLIGRLCGHTFSDMLAGMLDRLNASMEAILILLTVGLLVSSFMISGTIPALIYYGLNLLTPQLFLPVGAILVGIVGLACGSSWTATATIGIAFMTIGAGLGISPALTAGMVISGAYVGDKFSPLSDTTNLAAAVSGTGLFDHVTAMVSTTGPVFIIALILYAILGMNINVSNYDPTIAAGIQESLAANFNLTPLVLLPILVIIIVCVMRVPGLPGVMISVLTGVVFALIFQNKGYTLGDMFNILHYGPELQTGNAFVDEALAKGGMDHQMWTINLILLAVSFGGALERCGSVDRLFGGIKNRINSVGSLVATTMLTSIFCDAAMCDQFLGIGVPAPLYADKYDELGLARNMLSRTLEDAGTLWAVMFPWTACGAYQMNTLGISPFAYFPFAFVNLLNPIFAAAMAFMGRNIFWADGSYTNIFGKTVMKKAAEAPEEAHRIAMKALEEGRAAGKIPQLSK
- a CDS encoding S-layer homology domain-containing protein gives rise to the protein MKKKLFGILALCLSLTGSVYGASIKTPAHLTVTTAEDSYVLKFDNTERSFKNVTQAAFEVDVMSNCSLWSSGRGKVLTKPYDTAETISITIPQDELKGFADDEATGYKFRVRYDFSGQESAFSSEVSIGSFPSFKNASPWAREALYVAQDLHIIPQTALNDMTRSVTREELAEMLVKTAEIAGLGRAHGHDSLYTDAATDYPSQAQALGIMTGYGPQYFAAASPLTREDMAVSTARLLGDKLQGSAVVGDSNLASPYAKDAIGKVVSAGLMSESGSVFNPKGTVSVQEALLVMVRLYDGYQIK